A window of the Candidatus Neomarinimicrobiota bacterium genome harbors these coding sequences:
- a CDS encoding helix-turn-helix domain-containing protein — MPTKRYTPDQIIHHLREVEVLLSQGMTIENAARQIGVSVQTCYR; from the coding sequence ATGCCCACAAAGCGATATACCCCTGATCAGATTATCCATCATCTGAGGGAAGTTGAAGTACTGCTCAGCCAGGGAATGACCATTGAGAATGCCGCTAGACAGATCGGCGTGAGTGTTCAGACCTGCTACCGTTAG